TCAAAAATTCTTTCAGGAATTTTTAAACCCCAAAAAGGCACAATTGAAGTTGACTCAATTCTGTTAAATAAGGAAAATTTGCCAAAAATAAGGAAAAAGATTGGAATAATTTTCCAAAATCCTGATAATCAATTCGTCGGTGCTACTGTTGAAGACGATATTGCTTTTAGTTTAGAAAATATTAACGAAGACCCTAAAAAAATGCGACAAATAATAATTGATTTAGCTGAAAAAGTGCAAATGCAATCTTATTTAGACCGTGAGCCACAATTTTTATCAGGTGGTCAAAAACAACGAGTGGCTATTGCATCAGTTCTAGCCCTCAACCCTCAAATAATAATTTTTGATGAAATTACTTCAATGCTCGACCCACGCGGAAAAGCTGATGTAATAAAAATTTTAGATAATCTAAGAAATGACAAAGAAAAAACATTAATTTCAATAACTCATAACATGAAAGAAGCAATTTTAGCAGATGAGGTTATAGTTTTTGCAAATGGAGAAATTATTGCCCAAGGTGATCCGAAGTTAATTTTAAATGACAAAAATATAATAAAAAAAGCTAAAATTGACTCCCCTTTTTTTTATAA
The sequence above is a segment of the Mesomycoplasma flocculare ATCC 27399 genome. Coding sequences within it:
- a CDS encoding energy-coupling factor transporter ATPase gives rise to the protein MIKISNVCFSYTNNLDQLVLKNINVIFEKGKYYAILGHNGSGKSTFSKILSGIFKPQKGTIEVDSILLNKENLPKIRKKIGIIFQNPDNQFVGATVEDDIAFSLENINEDPKKMRQIIIDLAEKVQMQSYLDREPQFLSGGQKQRVAIASVLALNPQIIIFDEITSMLDPRGKADVIKILDNLRNDKEKTLISITHNMKEAILADEVIVFANGEIIAQGDPKLILNDKNIIKKAKIDSPFFYKISEGINLINPTYNQDELLDQLWKLKHMKL